The Persephonella sp. IF05-L8 genome contains a region encoding:
- the mtnA gene encoding S-methyl-5-thioribose-1-phosphate isomerase, which translates to MRKIKDLRPIKFENDTLYAINQLLLPKELKWEELKTYQDVAKAIKDMIIRGAPLIGIVGAYGFAIGIKQLVDEGKDFSEAQKILDTLKNTRPTAVNLFWALDRIWNKFEKYLSQNKSPEEIVKLLFKEANRIELEDYHANKSIGGYGQVLLPQKANILTHCNTGALATSGWGTALGVIRSAYEEGKDITVFVDETRPYLQGARLTAWELVYEGIPHYLITDNSAGFLMAMNKIEAIIVGADRITRNGDVANKIGTYSLSVLAKEHNIPFYVAAPTSTFDLETASGKDIVIEERSEDEVKKCGGCDIAPEETKAVNYSFDITPAANITAIITEKGIISHIDEEHITKFLKFRG; encoded by the coding sequence TTGAGAAAGATAAAAGACCTTAGACCTATAAAGTTTGAAAATGACACCCTTTATGCAATAAATCAACTACTTCTCCCAAAAGAGCTTAAATGGGAAGAGCTCAAAACCTATCAGGATGTTGCAAAAGCAATAAAAGATATGATTATAAGAGGAGCTCCATTAATTGGAATAGTTGGGGCTTATGGTTTTGCAATTGGAATAAAACAATTAGTGGATGAAGGAAAAGATTTTTCAGAGGCTCAGAAAATCCTTGATACCCTAAAAAATACCCGTCCAACTGCTGTAAATCTTTTCTGGGCACTGGATAGAATATGGAATAAATTTGAGAAATATTTAAGCCAGAATAAATCCCCAGAAGAAATTGTAAAACTATTATTTAAAGAAGCTAACAGGATAGAGCTTGAAGATTACCATGCCAACAAGTCTATAGGAGGCTACGGACAGGTTTTACTTCCTCAAAAGGCAAATATCCTGACCCACTGCAACACAGGTGCACTTGCCACATCTGGCTGGGGAACAGCACTGGGGGTAATAAGAAGTGCCTATGAAGAAGGAAAGGATATTACCGTTTTTGTTGACGAAACAAGACCTTATCTACAGGGAGCAAGACTAACAGCATGGGAACTGGTTTATGAAGGAATTCCCCATTATTTAATTACAGACAACTCTGCCGGTTTTTTGATGGCGATGAATAAAATAGAGGCGATTATTGTAGGTGCAGACAGAATAACCAGAAATGGAGATGTCGCTAATAAAATTGGAACATACTCACTTTCCGTTTTAGCAAAGGAACACAACATCCCGTTTTATGTTGCTGCTCCAACTTCCACATTTGACCTTGAAACAGCCTCAGGAAAGGATATAGTTATAGAGGAGAGGTCAGAAGATGAGGTCAAAAAATGTGGGGGATGTGATATAGCTCCAGAAGAAACAAAAGCTGTTAATTACTCTTTTGATATTACTCCAGCAGCTAACATTACAGCTATAATTACCGAAAAGGGAATAATTTCCCACATAGATGAAGAGCATATTACAAAATTCTTAAAGTTTAGAGGTTGA
- a CDS encoding phosphoribosylanthranilate isomerase: MRDYVIKICGIRHIPQAIKIADFGATHIGMIYFPKSPRHIEIPQIQSIASAIKGKAKSVAVVVNPELSEVRRLLNIVDIIQFHGDEDIEFVKNFPKERVFKAFRIKDEKDINKMKPFFKEGYTVLIDAFSEKAYGGTGKQIDRDIAKKVIDMYDRVILSGGLSPENLEELLKELKPYGIDASSKLEKEPGIKDLEKTRRFIEIARKYYEPSD; encoded by the coding sequence ATGAGGGATTACGTTATAAAAATCTGTGGTATTAGACATATTCCACAGGCGATTAAGATTGCAGATTTTGGGGCAACCCATATTGGTATGATTTATTTTCCCAAAAGCCCAAGGCATATAGAAATTCCACAGATACAGAGTATTGCCAGTGCAATAAAAGGTAAAGCAAAATCTGTTGCAGTTGTTGTAAATCCTGAACTATCGGAAGTTAGGAGATTGCTGAATATTGTAGATATTATTCAGTTCCATGGGGATGAGGATATAGAGTTTGTTAAAAATTTTCCAAAGGAAAGGGTCTTTAAAGCTTTTAGAATAAAAGATGAAAAAGATATCAATAAAATGAAACCATTCTTCAAGGAAGGATACACGGTGCTGATAGATGCATTTTCAGAAAAGGCTTACGGTGGCACAGGTAAACAGATAGACAGGGATATTGCTAAAAAAGTTATAGATATGTATGACAGGGTTATTCTTTCAGGAGGGCTTTCACCTGAAAATCTTGAGGAACTCTTAAAAGAGCTAAAACCCTATGGTATTGATGCCTCATCAAAACTTGAAAAAGAGCCAGGAATAAAAGACCTGGAAAAAACCAGAAGATTTATTGAGATAGCAAGGAAATATTATGAGCCATCTGATTAA
- a CDS encoding universal stress protein — translation MQFKKILVGVDFSEDSKKVINSAVFLARLFNSELKLIHVVENLIFPAALDDIEPIVDPEEFARIVKTVEEIVEKASQELEKIAEEIKEKEGLKVKFLVKTGDIAEEILETCESGNFDLLVIGAHKETFTGSLLLGNEAEKIVNKARSSVLVVKGKPLTQINKILCGYDFLPNSIEAFETAKEIAKKVGAEIDIVHADNEEIFAHIAHIYESVFNKKVQMLKQLKENTEKEGIKVDFEIIKASPDKAILEAIKDFNPDMVVVGKRQRKDIKRFFLGTIAMKVVKGSPVPVLIVRRR, via the coding sequence ATGCAATTTAAAAAAATCCTTGTGGGAGTGGATTTTTCTGAGGATAGCAAGAAAGTAATAAACTCTGCTGTATTTCTTGCCAGATTGTTTAACAGTGAACTTAAACTTATACATGTTGTTGAGAACCTGATTTTCCCTGCAGCTTTAGATGACATTGAGCCTATCGTTGACCCTGAGGAATTTGCAAGGATAGTAAAAACCGTTGAGGAAATAGTTGAAAAAGCATCTCAGGAGTTGGAAAAAATAGCTGAAGAGATAAAAGAAAAAGAAGGTTTAAAGGTTAAATTTCTGGTAAAAACCGGGGATATTGCTGAGGAAATTCTTGAGACCTGCGAAAGCGGAAATTTTGACCTGCTTGTAATAGGAGCCCACAAGGAAACTTTTACAGGTAGCTTACTTCTTGGGAATGAAGCTGAAAAAATAGTTAACAAAGCGAGAAGCTCTGTTCTTGTTGTAAAAGGTAAGCCACTTACACAGATTAATAAAATACTGTGCGGATATGACTTCTTGCCTAACTCTATAGAGGCTTTTGAAACTGCAAAAGAGATAGCCAAAAAAGTTGGTGCAGAAATAGATATAGTCCATGCAGATAATGAAGAGATATTTGCCCATATAGCCCACATATACGAGAGTGTATTCAATAAAAAAGTTCAGATGCTTAAACAACTTAAGGAAAACACTGAAAAAGAAGGAATTAAGGTTGATTTTGAAATAATAAAAGCATCTCCAGATAAGGCAATTTTAGAAGCGATTAAAGACTTTAATCCAGATATGGTAGTGGTAGGAAAAAGACAGAGAAAAGATATTAAAAGATTTTTCCTTGGAACTATTGCAATGAAAGTTGTTAAAGGTTCTCCTGTGCCTGTATTAATAGTAAGAAGAAGGTAA
- a CDS encoding 3-isopropylmalate dehydratase small subunit has product MKIEGKVWKFGDDINTDEIIPARYLVTTDPKELAKHVMEDADPEFPNKVQPGDIIVAGKNFGCGSSREHAPLSLKGAEIGAIIAESFARIFYRNAINLGLPIVESPEAAREIEEGDIVEIDFDKGKIINKTKGKEYTFKPLPESLKKVFEAGGLMEYAKDKLKGE; this is encoded by the coding sequence TTGAAAATAGAAGGTAAAGTCTGGAAGTTTGGAGATGATATTAACACTGATGAGATAATTCCTGCAAGATATCTTGTTACAACTGACCCAAAAGAGCTTGCAAAGCATGTTATGGAGGATGCTGACCCAGAGTTCCCAAACAAAGTCCAGCCAGGAGATATAATCGTTGCAGGTAAAAATTTTGGTTGTGGTTCATCAAGGGAACATGCACCACTATCATTAAAGGGTGCTGAAATAGGAGCTATTATAGCTGAAAGTTTTGCAAGAATTTTTTACAGAAATGCGATAAATCTGGGGCTTCCTATTGTAGAATCACCTGAAGCTGCAAGAGAAATAGAAGAAGGGGACATTGTTGAGATTGATTTTGATAAAGGAAAAATAATAAATAAAACAAAAGGCAAAGAATATACATTCAAGCCTTTACCTGAAAGTCTTAAAAAGGTTTTTGAAGCAGGTGGATTAATGGAGTATGCCAAAGATAAGTTAAAAGGAGAATAA
- a CDS encoding YvcK family protein, whose translation MKVVAIGGGTGLSSLLRGIKDLVPDTIKELSAIVTVADNGGSSGRLREEMQIPAPGDIRNCIVALAEDEDILAKVFQYRFSEGEGLKGHSFGNLFLSVLTKITGDFLEAVEITSDILKIKGKIIPSTDQIVDIVAEFTDGTVIKGETQITEYGKKLKGKIKKIWMEPSDVKAPEEAIKEIKNADVIILGPGSLFTSIIPNLLVKDIRNAILESKAYKIYICNVMTQYGETDQFTASDHIKAIHKAAGKPFINAAIINTKIPPDNLLKKYLKENAEPVTADAGNISRMGITVYAEDLLKIGDYVRHDPEKLTSVLVKIFNQIKHKSIV comes from the coding sequence ATGAAAGTAGTAGCCATAGGTGGTGGAACAGGTTTATCATCATTGCTTCGAGGAATAAAAGATTTGGTTCCAGATACAATAAAGGAGCTTTCTGCAATAGTAACCGTTGCAGACAACGGTGGAAGCTCCGGAAGACTTCGGGAGGAGATGCAAATACCTGCTCCTGGAGATATAAGAAACTGTATTGTAGCCCTTGCTGAAGATGAAGATATTCTGGCAAAGGTTTTTCAGTATAGATTTTCTGAAGGTGAAGGTCTAAAAGGGCATAGTTTTGGAAATCTGTTTTTATCTGTTTTAACCAAGATAACAGGAGATTTCCTTGAAGCCGTTGAAATAACATCAGACATCCTTAAGATTAAAGGCAAAATCATTCCCTCTACAGACCAGATTGTTGATATAGTTGCAGAGTTTACTGATGGAACTGTTATAAAAGGAGAAACCCAGATTACTGAATACGGTAAAAAGCTGAAAGGAAAAATCAAAAAAATTTGGATGGAACCTTCCGATGTAAAAGCTCCTGAAGAAGCAATTAAAGAAATCAAAAATGCCGATGTGATAATTCTGGGACCTGGTAGTTTGTTCACAAGCATAATTCCAAATCTACTGGTAAAGGATATTAGAAACGCAATACTTGAAAGCAAGGCTTACAAAATTTATATCTGTAATGTAATGACCCAGTATGGAGAAACCGACCAGTTTACAGCTTCAGACCATATAAAAGCAATCCATAAAGCTGCAGGAAAACCTTTTATAAATGCTGCAATAATAAACACAAAAATTCCTCCAGACAACCTGCTTAAAAAATATCTAAAAGAAAATGCCGAACCTGTTACAGCTGATGCAGGTAATATATCAAGAATGGGAATTACCGTTTATGCAGAGGACTTACTAAAAATAGGTGATTATGTAAGACACGACCCTGAGAAACTGACTTCTGTTCTTGTTAAAATATTTAACCAGATAAAACATAAAAGCATTGTTTAA
- the nadB gene encoding L-aspartate oxidase, giving the protein MNRYLSEFDTRTLPEIKTDTVIVGAGLAGLTVAYQLLRLGIKPLIITKKPPDISNSFLAQGGIAAAIGKDDDPEYHYLDTIQAGKGLCIEKNVRVLVEEGLERVIDLINLGVPFDKYNGKILLTREGAHSHRRVLHIKDKTGAQISSTIYNLVKDQLDFYTGYYLEEILTVDDIYTGIIISNGKEKKLIRSKSLVLATGGYSPIYKRNTSAYNISGDSISVAYRAGCILRDLEFVQFHPTALYVEGHPAYLLTEALRGEGALLTNEKGERFINEMKPRDEVSRAIFDQYKQGHKVFLDLNPLKEKGIDIAKRFPTIYALITEFGFQDTLKIPVSPAAHYSIGGIKATANGKTNIQGLFAVGEVSCTGIHGANRLASNSLLECVTFGYKTAYSVYTYNLYSEIKNIHIKNSIRLNKEMFHNHKLKFLQRIKEIMWENVGLERSEDTLKKAYEEIKEIQEQLKSFSNVRYLLDLTYLSEGIILSALSRKESRGTHYRTDFPEEKDEYRKHTTIYNNLKIKLEVY; this is encoded by the coding sequence ATGAATAGATATCTTTCAGAATTTGATACCAGAACACTACCAGAAATAAAGACAGATACAGTAATAGTTGGAGCCGGTCTGGCAGGGCTTACGGTTGCATACCAGCTTTTACGCCTTGGTATTAAACCTTTAATTATAACTAAAAAACCTCCAGATATATCAAACTCATTTCTTGCACAGGGTGGAATAGCAGCCGCTATCGGCAAAGATGATGACCCTGAATATCATTATCTGGATACAATTCAAGCAGGCAAAGGATTGTGTATAGAAAAAAATGTAAGGGTACTGGTTGAAGAAGGGCTGGAAAGGGTTATAGACCTTATTAATCTTGGTGTTCCCTTTGATAAATATAACGGAAAAATCCTTCTTACCAGAGAAGGAGCCCATTCCCATAGACGGGTTTTACATATAAAAGACAAAACAGGTGCACAGATAAGCTCTACAATATATAACCTTGTCAAAGACCAGCTTGATTTCTATACCGGCTATTATCTTGAGGAAATTCTTACAGTAGATGACATATATACAGGAATAATAATCAGCAACGGAAAGGAAAAAAAACTAATAAGAAGCAAATCCTTAGTTCTTGCAACAGGAGGCTATAGTCCTATATACAAAAGAAACACCTCTGCATATAACATATCAGGAGATAGCATATCTGTTGCTTATAGAGCAGGATGTATCCTGAGAGACCTTGAGTTTGTTCAATTCCATCCTACAGCACTTTATGTTGAAGGGCATCCAGCATATCTCCTAACCGAAGCCCTTAGAGGAGAAGGGGCTCTCCTTACCAATGAAAAAGGGGAAAGATTTATAAATGAGATGAAACCCCGTGATGAAGTTTCAAGGGCGATTTTTGACCAGTATAAACAGGGACATAAAGTATTTTTAGACCTTAATCCCCTCAAAGAAAAAGGAATAGATATAGCAAAAAGATTTCCAACAATATATGCTCTTATTACAGAGTTTGGTTTTCAGGACACTTTAAAAATTCCTGTCAGCCCGGCAGCCCATTACTCAATAGGAGGAATAAAAGCTACAGCAAACGGAAAAACAAATATTCAGGGACTTTTTGCTGTTGGGGAGGTATCCTGCACAGGTATTCACGGTGCAAACAGACTGGCAAGCAACTCCCTCCTTGAATGTGTAACATTTGGGTACAAAACAGCATATTCAGTTTATACTTATAATCTATATTCTGAGATAAAAAATATTCATATTAAAAACAGCATAAGATTAAACAAGGAAATGTTCCATAATCACAAACTCAAGTTTTTGCAAAGAATAAAAGAAATAATGTGGGAAAATGTAGGCCTTGAAAGGTCTGAAGACACTTTAAAAAAAGCTTATGAAGAAATCAAAGAAATACAAGAACAGCTAAAAAGTTTTTCAAATGTTAGGTATCTACTTGATTTGACATATTTATCAGAGGGTATAATATTATCAGCATTAAGCAGAAAAGAAAGCAGAGGAACCCATTACAGAACTGATTTTCCTGAAGAAAAAGATGAATACAGAAAACACACAACGATTTATAATAATTTAAAAATAAAACTGGAGGTATATTAG
- a CDS encoding tetratricopeptide repeat protein: MLKKLVALFSLSAVAFSCAAVKGKETSENIYFYYTACKYTAESDDYKDALYFCEKALKMAPDEEELYREAIQVALRVQNKEKALSFINQYVKRFSSKNEIDVYIYAASVYIHLNEFKKAEKILLQAVEKFPKNERLLKFLVDTYLKEGKINEAEKILKKLIALHPDDPKIRYILARIYLFRQEDQKAIQELEKIMEIDPLYTPAFTLLGTLYSQNGKWREAERVYKKVLEKDPQNLEALNRLFQIYVQTDQDEKAEKIINKIVELYPNAKDALLKKFLLYLKENKAKEVVKDLEKLYMKDPNNLTVAMILGMAYESIGEYRLAEELYLKVLQQNPENIDVLERLAEVYVKQKKYDLAIDVLQKMFKLQPTDHHILLMIADLEDKKGDIEKALEYVKKAEEINPSDPVVYFYKGIYYDKLGDWENAEKAFLKALKLRPAFPDALNYLGYSYIVRGIAIDKGIELVKKALQYVPDNPAYLDSLGWGYFKKGDYQKAYEYIKKAYEKMPDDPVLTEHMAEVLEALGKKEEALKLYKKALSIIEKTGEEGEPGLKERIIEKLKKLQK; encoded by the coding sequence ATGTTAAAAAAATTAGTTGCTTTGTTTTCACTGAGTGCAGTTGCTTTTTCCTGTGCAGCTGTAAAAGGAAAAGAAACCTCTGAAAATATATACTTCTACTATACTGCCTGTAAATATACTGCTGAGAGTGATGACTACAAAGATGCTCTTTATTTTTGTGAAAAAGCTTTAAAGATGGCACCTGATGAAGAAGAACTTTATAGAGAGGCTATTCAGGTAGCCCTTAGAGTACAGAACAAGGAGAAAGCTTTATCATTTATTAACCAGTATGTAAAAAGATTTTCTTCCAAGAATGAAATAGATGTATATATTTATGCAGCATCAGTTTATATTCATCTTAATGAGTTCAAAAAAGCCGAAAAAATACTTCTCCAGGCTGTAGAAAAATTTCCAAAAAATGAAAGACTACTTAAATTCCTTGTTGATACATATCTAAAAGAAGGCAAAATTAATGAGGCTGAAAAAATTTTAAAAAAGCTGATTGCCTTGCATCCTGATGACCCTAAAATCCGTTATATACTGGCCAGAATTTATTTGTTTAGACAGGAAGACCAGAAAGCTATTCAGGAACTTGAAAAGATTATGGAAATAGACCCCCTTTATACACCTGCATTTACATTGCTGGGAACCTTATATTCTCAAAATGGAAAATGGAGAGAAGCTGAAAGGGTATACAAAAAAGTTTTAGAAAAAGACCCACAAAATCTTGAAGCTCTTAATAGATTATTCCAGATATATGTTCAGACAGACCAGGATGAAAAAGCAGAAAAAATTATAAATAAAATTGTTGAACTCTATCCAAATGCCAAAGATGCACTGCTTAAAAAGTTTTTGCTGTATTTAAAAGAGAATAAGGCAAAAGAAGTTGTAAAAGACCTGGAAAAACTGTATATGAAAGACCCCAATAATCTTACTGTGGCCATGATTTTAGGAATGGCTTATGAAAGTATTGGGGAATATAGACTTGCAGAAGAGCTATACCTGAAAGTTTTACAACAAAATCCGGAAAATATTGATGTTTTAGAAAGACTTGCAGAAGTTTATGTGAAACAGAAAAAATATGACCTGGCTATAGATGTTCTCCAAAAAATGTTTAAACTCCAACCTACAGACCATCATATTTTACTTATGATTGCAGATTTAGAAGATAAAAAGGGAGATATAGAAAAAGCCCTTGAATATGTTAAGAAAGCTGAAGAAATAAATCCTTCAGACCCTGTTGTCTATTTTTATAAAGGTATTTACTACGACAAATTAGGTGATTGGGAGAACGCAGAAAAGGCATTTTTAAAAGCTCTAAAACTCAGACCTGCATTTCCAGATGCTCTAAACTATCTGGGTTATTCCTACATAGTAAGGGGCATAGCTATAGATAAAGGAATTGAGCTTGTGAAGAAAGCCCTACAGTATGTGCCTGATAATCCAGCTTATCTTGATAGTCTTGGATGGGGATATTTTAAGAAAGGTGATTATCAAAAGGCGTATGAGTATATCAAAAAAGCTTATGAAAAAATGCCAGATGACCCTGTCCTGACTGAGCATATGGCAGAAGTATTAGAAGCCCTTGGTAAAAAAGAAGAGGCTTTAAAACTTTACAAAAAAGCACTTTCTATAATTGAAAAAACCGGGGAAGAAGGGGAACCTGGACTGAAAGAAAGAATTATTGAAAAACTTAAGAAACTTCAAAAATGA
- a CDS encoding NAD(P)-dependent oxidoreductase, translated as MKVYFFGVEEWEKLHIQRRLREKNINGEFLFFKEALDENTVEKAKDAEVVSVFIYSKLNKEVIDRMPNLKLIITRSSGYDHIDVEYAKQKGIQVAYIPGYGNNTVAEYTFALILALARRFKPMIERTTQGILSREGLMGIDIMGKTIGIVGTGRIGSHVAKIAYGFGMKILAYDRSKNKELVENYGVEYVGLEELLSRSDIVTVHLPYNKATHYLINRFNIKLMKMDAMLINTSRGEVVELDAIIEALKEGRLAGGVGLDTIEAEITVEEELIKKTGLTAFKLKKAAEAQYLLNQENVIVSPHLAYYTKDASERILDMTVDNLENFIKEGKPLTPVP; from the coding sequence ATGAAGGTATATTTCTTTGGGGTAGAAGAGTGGGAAAAGTTACATATTCAAAGAAGATTAAGGGAAAAAAATATAAATGGAGAGTTCTTATTTTTCAAAGAAGCTCTGGATGAAAATACTGTAGAAAAAGCAAAAGATGCTGAGGTGGTAAGTGTTTTTATATACTCCAAACTGAATAAAGAAGTAATAGACCGTATGCCTAATCTAAAGCTGATTATCACCCGTTCATCCGGATACGACCATATTGATGTTGAATATGCAAAACAAAAAGGTATTCAGGTAGCATATATCCCAGGATATGGGAACAATACTGTTGCAGAGTATACATTTGCCTTAATCCTTGCTCTTGCCAGAAGATTTAAACCTATGATTGAAAGAACAACACAAGGTATTCTCTCCCGTGAAGGATTAATGGGCATAGACATAATGGGGAAAACCATCGGTATAGTTGGAACTGGAAGAATAGGTAGCCATGTAGCAAAAATAGCTTATGGATTTGGAATGAAAATTCTGGCTTATGATAGGTCAAAAAATAAGGAACTTGTGGAAAATTATGGCGTTGAGTATGTAGGTCTTGAAGAACTTCTATCAAGGTCAGATATAGTAACAGTCCATCTTCCCTACAACAAGGCAACCCACTACCTAATCAATAGATTTAATATCAAACTTATGAAAATGGATGCCATGCTTATAAATACTTCAAGGGGGGAGGTTGTTGAACTGGATGCTATTATTGAAGCCCTCAAAGAAGGAAGACTTGCTGGTGGAGTTGGACTGGATACAATTGAGGCAGAAATAACTGTTGAAGAAGAATTAATTAAAAAAACAGGGCTTACAGCCTTCAAACTCAAAAAAGCAGCAGAAGCACAATACTTACTTAATCAGGAAAATGTAATCGTATCTCCCCACCTTGCATATTACACAAAAGACGCATCAGAAAGAATACTTGATATGACAGTTGATAATTTAGAAAACTTTATTAAAGAAGGAAAACCTCTAACCCCTGTGCCATAA
- a CDS encoding CDP-alcohol phosphatidyltransferase family protein yields the protein MSHLIKQIKPVFEEKISPIIELFYKIGISPNFLTITGLILIIAGSYFLAVQNFIVAGILLTLGNICDALDGALARRFNQTSRFGAFLDSVIDRLSDAFPLMAVVYIFRNDDILLGLTLVAIVFSFLVSYTRARAEGLGIECKVGFFERPERSIILIVSVFLFRVDIGIILIAIGAVITSLQRIYCMYQKA from the coding sequence ATGAGCCATCTGATTAAACAGATAAAACCAGTTTTTGAGGAAAAGATATCTCCTATCATAGAACTATTTTATAAGATTGGAATTTCACCTAATTTTTTAACAATCACAGGGCTTATTTTGATTATTGCAGGTAGCTATTTTCTTGCTGTTCAAAACTTTATAGTTGCTGGAATTTTACTTACCCTTGGAAATATATGTGATGCCCTTGATGGCGCACTTGCAAGGCGTTTCAATCAAACCTCCAGATTTGGAGCATTTCTTGATTCAGTAATAGATAGACTTTCTGATGCTTTTCCTTTAATGGCTGTTGTCTATATTTTTAGGAATGATGATATTCTTCTGGGTTTAACCCTTGTTGCAATTGTTTTCTCATTTCTGGTTAGTTACACAAGAGCAAGGGCTGAAGGTCTCGGAATTGAATGTAAGGTTGGTTTTTTTGAAAGACCAGAAAGGTCTATTATTCTGATAGTCTCTGTTTTCCTTTTTAGAGTGGATATAGGAATTATCCTGATTGCTATCGGTGCGGTTATAACGTCTCTCCAGAGGATATATTGTATGTATCAAAAGGCATAA
- the infC gene encoding translation initiation factor IF-3 gives MQELRINNQIRAREVRLIDEKGQNLGIVPIEEALRLAEEKDLDLVEVSPNANPPVCKIMDYGKYKFEQKKKEKEAKKKQKAKMQNVKEIKFRIKIEDHDYKTKVKHIREFIENGDKVKVWIWFRGRENVHPELGEKLANRIIEDVSDIAKVEKPPKKEGRNMLFTLVPKTNK, from the coding sequence ATTCAGGAGTTAAGAATTAATAATCAGATTAGAGCAAGGGAAGTTAGGCTCATTGATGAGAAAGGGCAGAACTTAGGGATTGTTCCTATTGAGGAGGCTCTCAGACTGGCAGAAGAAAAAGACCTTGACCTTGTGGAAGTATCCCCAAATGCTAACCCACCTGTATGCAAAATAATGGATTACGGAAAATACAAGTTTGAGCAGAAAAAGAAAGAAAAGGAAGCCAAGAAAAAACAAAAAGCCAAAATGCAAAATGTTAAAGAGATTAAATTCAGAATAAAAATTGAAGACCATGATTACAAGACGAAAGTAAAACATATTAGAGAGTTTATTGAAAACGGGGACAAGGTCAAGGTCTGGATATGGTTCAGAGGAAGGGAGAATGTCCATCCAGAATTAGGAGAAAAGCTTGCCAACAGAATTATTGAGGATGTTTCTGACATAGCAAAAGTGGAAAAGCCACCTAAAAAAGAAGGAAGGAATATGCTATTTACCCTTGTCCCAAAAACAAATAAATAA